One region of Pleuronectes platessa chromosome 18, fPlePla1.1, whole genome shotgun sequence genomic DNA includes:
- the LOC128462028 gene encoding chromodomain-helicase-DNA-binding protein 4 isoform X1, giving the protein MSGSEDERDEYGAPEERILHDDDEEEISESETPKVKKKKKAKKSRESKGSKRRSRREELPVSSPEHMDVGVVEEVEGGVAVQRTDSEGSDYTPGRKKKKRASSGKEKKRSSSGAERSSSKKKEPEPEPEEDDDDDDDDSSEPKSSSQLLDDWGMEDIDHVFTEEDYRSLTNYKAFSQFVRPLIAAKNPKIAVSKMMMVLGAKWREFSTNNPLRGAAAANAALATANVPAAVDNMVAEVVPIAPPPPPPVEPPPPPAPPLRKAKTKEGKGPNARKKTKSTAKPQEKKNLAKTKKVAPLKIKLGGFNSKRKRSSSEEDEPEVDSDFEDGSMNSVSVSEGSNSRSSRTKKKQSSKSKPKKKKEAEDGDGYETDHQDYCEVCQQGGEIILCDTCPRAYHMVCLDPDMEKAPEGTWSCPHCEKEGIQWEAREEVSEAEEDPVEAEMEEDDHHMEFCRVCKDGGELLCCDSCPSSYHIHCLNPPLPEIPNGEWICPRCTCAPMKGKIQKILTWRWGAPPSPTPVPRAPELAADAPDPSPLAGRPDREFFAKWSNMSYWHCSWVTELQLELHCQVMFRNYQRKNDMDDPPPIDSAEGDETKSLKRKSKDPMYAQLEEKYLRFGIKMEWLVIHRIINHSLDRKNNIHYLIKWRELAYDQATWEADDMDVPEFDHYKVQYWHHRELMMGDEGRPGKKIKVKGRVKRPDRPPENPVIDPTIKFEKQPEYLDSTGGTLHPYQLEGLNWLRFSWAQGTDTILADEMGLGKTVQTAVFLSSLYKEGHSKGPFLVSAPLSTIINWEREFEMWAPDLYVVTYVGDKDSRAVIRENEFSYEDNAIRGGKKASRMKKDSAVKFHVLLTSYELITIDMAILGSIDWACLVVDEAHRLKNNQSKFFRVLNNYPLQHKLLLTGTPLQNNLEELFHLLNFLTPLRFSNLEGFLEEFADIAKEDQIKKLHDMLGPHMLRRLKADVFKHMPSKTELILRVELSPMQKKYYKFILTKNFEALNTKGGGNQVSLLNVVMDLKKCCNHPYLFPTAAMEAPKMPNGMYDGGALVKGAGKLTLLQKMMRKLKNGGHRVLIFSQMTKMLDLLEDFLENEGYKYERIDGGITGGMRQEAIDRFNAPGAQQFAFLLSTRAGGLGINLATADTVVIYDSDWNPHNDIQAFSRAHRIGQNKKVMIYRFVTKASVEERITQVAKKKMMLTHLVVRPGLGSKTGSMSKQELDDILKFGTEQLFKDELEGFHRSTNKEYVATPEDSSIIHYDDKAIDRLLDRDQSATDDTELQSMNEYLSSFKVAQYVVKDEEEEEEEVQREIIKQEESVDPDYWEKLLRHHYEQQQEDLARNLGKGKRIRKQVNYNDGSQEDRGRRADWQDDQSDGQSDYSVASEEGDEDFDERSEANSRRPNRKGLRNDKDKPLPPLLARVGGNIEVLGFNSRQRKAFLNAVMRYGMPPQDAFTTQWLVRDLRGKSEKEFKAYVSLFMRHLCEPGADGAETFADGVPREGLSRQHVLTRIGVMSLIRKKVQEFEHVNGQWSMPWMAELEENKRAAAQPESPGKTPSTGTPADTQPNTPAPVDESIKIDEALKEGEKEVKKELEAEKNSKEPVKVTDEVIAIPDDDEKSPTAAEEEEKKKNGEEPMETDKPIKGDAETVKEKEGETEEKKEKEKEKEGESEKKSPEAAEETKSPSEEKTDAAEVKPEDLEVKAEEKKEDKTEKMETTPAADEKKAETKEEKETSKEEAAKLQNGESKEGAAPAPTPSTPAAAAATAATAAAAPPTPAAAATAAAVSEEKKKAKTRFMFNIADGGFTELHSLWQNEERAATVTKKTNEIWHRRHDYWLLAGIIQHGYARWQDIQNDVKFAILNEPFKGEMSRGNFLEIKNKFLARRFKLLEQALVIEEQLRRAAYLNMSEDPSHPSMALNTRFSEVECLAESHQHLSKESMSGNKPANAVLHKVLKQLEELLSDMKADVTRLPATIARIPPVAVRLQMSERNILSRLASRGPEAQTQAQTQQMSQQ; this is encoded by the exons ATGTCTGGAAGCGAGGACGAGCGGGATGAGTACGGAGCCCCGGAGGAGCGGATACTGCACG atgacgatgaagaggagATCTCGGAGAGCGAGACTCcaaaggtgaagaagaagaaaaaggccaagaagagcagagagagtAAAGGCAGCAAGAGGCGGTCGCGCAgagag GAACTCCCCGTCAGCTCCCCGGAGCACATGGACGTCggtgtggtggaggaggtggaaggaggTGTCGCTGTGCAGCGCACGGACAGCGAGGGCAGCGACTACACTCCAGGgcgcaagaagaagaagagggccaGCAGTggcaaggagaagaagaggagcagctccGGGGCCGAGCGGAGCTCCTCCAAGAAGAAGGAGCCGGAACCGGAGCCCGAGGAAGACGATGATGACGACGATGACGACAGCTCG GAGCCAAAGTCTTCATCCCAGCTGCTGGATGACTGGGGAATGGAGGACATCGACCACGTCTTCACTGAGGAGGACTACCGCTCGCTGACCAACTACAAGGCCTTCAGCCAGTTCGTCAG GCCTCTAATCGCAGCCAAGAACCCCAAGATCGCAGTGTCCAAGATGATGATGGTTCTGGGCGCCAAGTGGCGTGAGTTCAGCACCAACAACCCGCTGAGGGGCGCCGCAGCTGCCAACGCCGCCCTGGCCACCGCCAACGTACCTGCGGCTGTGGACAACATGGTAGCAGAGGTTGTCCCGAttgcccccccacctccacccccaGTAGAGCCCCCGCCACCGCCTGCACCCCCGCTACGGAAGGCCAAGACCAAGGAAGGCAAAG GTCCGAACGCCCGCAAGAAGACAAAATCTACAGCGAAGCctcaagagaaaaaaaatcttgccAAGACCAAGAAAGTGGCTCCTCTCAAAATCAAACTGGGAGGCTTCAACAGCAAAAGGAAACGCTCGTCG agCGAAGAGGACGAGCCTGAGGTGGACAGCGACTTCGAGGACGGCAGCATGAACAGTGTCTCCGTCTCAGAGGGATCGAACAGTCGCAGCAGCAGAACCAAAAAGAAACAGTCGTCCAAGAGCAAacccaagaagaagaaag AAGCTGAGGATGGAGACGGCTATGAGACGGACCACCAGGATTACTGCGAGGTGTGTCAGCAGGGCGGCGAGATCATCCTGTGTGACACGTGTCCCCGGGCGTACCACATGGTCTGCCTGGACCCCGACATGGAGAAGGCCCCAGAGGGCACCTGGAGCTGCCCACACTGT GAGAAGGAGGGCATCCAGTGGGAAGCCAGGGAGGAGGTCTCCGAGGCCGAGGAGGACCCCGTGGAGGCAGAAATGGAGGAGGACGACCACCACATGGAGTTCTGCAGGGTCTGCAAAGACGGAGGAGAGCTGCTGTGCTGCGACTCGTGCCCCTCGTCCTATCACATCCACTGCCTCAACCCGCCGCTCCCGGAGATCCCCAACGGAGAGTGGATCTGCCCGCGCTGCACG TGTGCCCCCATGAAGGGGAAGATCCAGAAGATCCTGACTTGGCGTTGGggcgcccccccctcccccacacccGTCCCTCGCGCCCCGGAGCTGGCAGCCGACGCCCCCGACCCCTCGCCGCTGGCCGGGCGGCCGGACCGTGAGTTCTTCGCCAAGTGGTCCAACATGTCGTACTGGCACTGCTCCTGGGTCACAGAGCTCCAG ctgGAGCTCCACTGCCAGGTGATGTTCAGGAACTACCAGAGGAAGAACGACATGGACGATCCGCCGCCCATCGACTCGGCTGAAGGGGACGAGACCAAGAGCTTGAAAAGGAAAAGCAAGGACCCCATGTACGCACAGCTGGAGGAGAAGTACCTCCGCTTCGGGATCAAGATGGAGTGGCTGGTGATCCACCGCATCATCAACCACAG TCTGGACCGAAAGAACAACATCCACTACCTGATCAAGTGGAGAGAGCTGGCGTACGACCAGGCCACGTGGGAGGCCGACGACATGGACGTCCCCGAGTTCGACCATTACAAAGTGCAGTACTGGCACCACAG GGAGCTGATGATGGGAGACGAGGGGCGACCCGGCAAGAAGATAAAGGTCAAAGGACGAGTCAAGCGTCCGGACAGGCCTCCAGAGAACCCCGTCATAGAC CCGACGATAAAGTTTGAGAAGCAGCCGGAGTACCTGGACAGCACGGGGGGGACGCTGCACCCCTACCAGCTGGAGGGGCTGAACTGGCTGCGGTTCTCCTGGGCTCAGGGCACGGACACCATCCTGGCTGACGAGATGGGGCTGGGCAAGACGGTGCAGACGGCCGTCTTCCTGTCCTCGCTGTACAAAGAG GGCCACTCCAAGGGGCCGTTCCTGGTCAGCGCGCCGCTCTCCACCATCATCAACTGGGAGCGAGAGTTTGAGATGTGGGCGCCCGACCTTTACGTGGTGACGTACGTGGGCGACAAGGACAGCAGGGCCGTGATCCGAGAGAACGAGTTCTCCTACGAGGACAACGCCATCCGAGGAGGGAAGAAGGCCTCCAGGATGAAG AAAGACTCGGCCGTGAAGTTCCACGTCCTGCTGACGTCCTACGAGCTGATCACCATCGACATGGCGATCCTGGGCTCCATCGACTGGGCCTGCCTGGTGGTGGATGAGGCTCACCGGCTGAAGAACAACCAGTCCAAG TTTTTCCGGGTGTTGAACAACTACCCTCTGCagcacaagctgctgctgacagGAACTCCTCTGCAGAACAACCTGGAGGAGCTTTTCCACTTGCTCAACTTCCTCACACCTCTGCGGTTCAG TAACCTGGAAGGCTTCCTGGAGGAGTTCGCCGACATCGCCAAGGAGGACCAGATCAAGAAGCTGCACGACATGCTGGGTCCTCACATGCTCAGGAGGCTGAAGGCCGACGTCTTCAAGCACATGCCCTCCAAGACCGAGCTCATCCTGAGGGTGGAGCTCAGCCCCATGCAGAA GAAGTACTACAAATTCATCCTGACGAAAAACTTTGAGGCCCTGAACACCAAAGGTGGAGGAAACCAGGTTTCTCTGCTCAACGTGGTCATGGACCTGAAGAAATGCTGCAACCACCCCTACCTCTTCCCCACGGCCGCTATG GAAGCTCCTAAGATGCCCAACGGGATGTACGACGGCGGCGCTCTGGTTAAAGGAGCCGGGAAACTGACGCTGCTGcagaagatgatgaggaagctGAAGAACGGAGGACACCGAGTTCTCATCTTTTCacag ATGACCAAGATGTTGGACCTGCTGGAGGACTTCCTGGAGAACGAGGGCTACAAGTACGAGAGGATTGACGGAGGAATCACCGGCGGCATGAGGCAGGAAGCCATCGATCGCTTCAACG CTCCTGGAGCCCAGCAGTTTGCCTTCCTGCTCTCAACCAGAGCCGGAGGTCTTGGTATCAACTTGGCCACGGCCGACACCGTCGTGATCTACGACTCCGACTGGAACCCTCACAACGACATCCAG GCCTTCAGCCGAGCTCATCGTATCGGTCAGAACAAGAAGGTGATGATCTACCGCTTCGTGACCAAggcctctgtggaggagaggatcACTCAG GTCGccaagaagaagatgatgctGACTCACCTGGTGGTCAGACCTGGTCTCGGATCCAAGACCGGCTCGATGTCCAAACAGGAGCTGGACGACATCTTGAAGTTCGGAACCGAGCAGCTCTTCAAGGACGAGTTGGAAG GTTTTCACAGATCTACAAACAAGGAATATGTCGCCACCCCCGAGGACAGCAGCATCATCCACTACGACGACAAGGCCATCGACCGACTGCTGGACCGAGACCAGAGCGCCACCGACGACACGGAGCTGCAGAGCATGAACGAGTACCTGAGCTCCTTCAAGGTGGCCCAGTACGTGGtcaaggacgaggaggaggag gaggaggaggtgcagcggGAGATCATCAAGCAGGAGGAGAGCGTGGATCCGGACTACTGGGAGAAGCTGCTGCGTCACCACtacgagcagcagcaggaggatctGGCCCGGAACCTCGGCAAAGGAAAACGGATCCGCAAGCAGGTCAACTACAACGACGGGTCACAGGAAGACCGAGGTAGGAGAG CTGATTggcaggatgaccaatccgacGGCCAATCGGATTACTCTGTGGCCTCGGAGGAAGGAGACGAGGACTTTGACGAGCGATCAGAAG CCAACTCCCGCAGGCCGAACAGGAAGGGCCTCAGGAACGACAAAGACAAACCACTGCCCCCCCTGCTGGCCAGGGTGGGAGGCAACATCGAG gtgTTGGGTTTCAACTCTCGGCAGAGGAAGGCCTTCCTGAACGCAGTGATGCGTTATGGGATGCCCCCCCAGGATGCCTTCACCACCCAGTGGCTGGTCCGAGACCTGCGAGGGAAGTCTGAGAAGGAGTTCAA ggccTACGTCTCTCTGTTCATGCGTCACCTCTGTGAACCCGGAGCCGACGGCGCCGAGACCTTCGCGGACGGCGTCCCCAGGGAGGGTTTGTCCCGGCAACATGTCCTCACCCGTATCGGCGTGATGTCGCTGATTCGAAagaag GTGCAGGAGTTCGAGCACGTGAACGGTCAGTGGTCGATGCCGTGGATGGCCGAGCTGGAGGAGAACAAGAGGGCGGCCGCTCAGCCCGAGTCGCCCGGGAAGACCCCGTCCACCGGAACCCCCGCTGACACGCAGCCCAACACTCCTGctccag TTGACGAGTCGATAAAGATTGACGAGGCTttgaaggaaggagagaaggaggtgaagaaagagcTCGAGGCAGAAAAGAACAGTAAAGAGCCGGTGAAGGTGACGGACGAG GTGATCGCGATTCCAGACGATGACGAGAAGAGTCCAACAGCagccgaggaagaggagaagaagaagaacgggGAGGAGCCGATGGAAACGGACAAACCAATCAAAGGAGACGCAGAGAccgtgaaggagaaggagggcgagacggaggagaagaaggagaaggagaaagagaaggaaggagagagcgaGAAGAAGAGTCCGGAGGCAGCGGAGGAAACAAAGTCTCCTTCAGAGGAAAAGACGGACGCAGCAGAGGTCAAACCTGAGgacctggaggtcaaag cagaagaaaagaaagaagacaaaacagaaaagatGGAAACGACACCGGCTGCAGACGAGAAGAAAG CCGAgacgaaggaggagaaggagacttCGAAGGAGGAGGCGGCCAAGCTGCAGAACGGAGAGAGCAAGGAGGGCGCCGCCCCCgcccccaccccctccacccccgCTGCCGCTGCTGCAACCGCTGCCACCGCCgccgctgccccccccacccccgccgccgctgccacagctgcagccgtcagcgaggagaagaagaaggcgaAGACCAGGTTCATGTTCAACATCGCAGACGGAGGATTcacag agcTTCACTCCCTGTGGCAGAACGAGGAGCGCGCTGCCACGGTGACCAAGAAGACCAACGAGATCTGGCATCGCCGCCATGACTACTGGCTGCTGGCCGGCATCATCCA acacgGCTACGCCCGCTGGCAGGACATCCAGAACGACGTGAAGTTCGCCATCCTCAACGAGCCCTTCAAGGGAGAGATGAGCCGGGGCAACTTCCTGGAGATCAAGAACAAGTTCCTCGCCAGACGCTTCAAG ctGTTGGAGCAGGCGCTGGTGATCGAGGAGCAGCTGCGCCGCGCCGCCTACCTCAACATGTCGGAGGACCCCTCCCACCCCTCCATGGCGCTCAACACGCGCTTCAGCGAGGTGGAGTGTCTGGCCGAGTCGCACCAGCACCTCAGCAAAGAGTCCATGTCCGGGAACAAGCCGGCCAACGCCGTCCTGCACAAAG tgctgaagcagctggaggagctgctgagtgACATGAAGGCTGACGTGACCCGCCTCCCAGCGACCATCGCTCGGATACCGCCGGTCGCTGTGCGGCTCCAGATGTCAGAGAGGAACATCCTGAGCCGGCTGGCCAGCAGGGGGCCCGAGGCAcagacacaggcacagacacaacag ATGTCGCAGCAGTAA